One Spinacia oleracea cultivar Varoflay chromosome 4, BTI_SOV_V1, whole genome shotgun sequence DNA segment encodes these proteins:
- the LOC110783353 gene encoding F-box/kelch-repeat protein At5g26960, whose product MAAVERERESCNSRHFSLLMKSCCPNPTNPSHSIIIPLSSSNNSNNNKISSKVIIKTSISSLPDDILYEILARVPISSLPSITAVCRRWGHLVSSPSFCVLRRHHRLLHSTIFAFSTSTVSTLRPFVDVNWKLPSENDAVLGSLHFQFHTDFSHARLAVVGRKVYIITRSSALVFDPWTGLVKTRSGPLFPRKRFAAAAVCGRIYVAGGSLRASDVEEYDPHADEWRVVAQAPRRRYGCVGVGVDGVFYIIGGLMIGGASDTRAAEARVCASSMDLYDVSARGWLRSRAVPGGGCVVAACGAEGCVYVLASHAVELSFWRFNGRRKGGEGGGGAFGEWCRMRSPPLPAQVRLDGTVKFSCVGVEDKVVLIQVMGCIDDLLRRSGRNVRGYKEGIVLIFDCVSEEWNRGPDLPELVQRAACVCVDC is encoded by the coding sequence ATGGCGgcagtagagagagaaagagaaagctgCAACTCACGCCATTTCTCTCTTCTAATGAAATCCTGCTGCCCGAACCCCACTAACCCTTCTCACTCCATTATAATACCTTTATCTTCTtctaataatagtaataataataaaatttccaGTAAAGTGATTATTAAAACCTCCATTTCTTCCCTCCCTGATGACATCCTCTACGAGATTCTAGCTCGAGTACCGATTTCTTCTCTGCCATCGATTACCGCCGTGTGCCGTCGGTGGGGCCACCTTGTTAGCTCGCCGTCTTTTTGTGTCCTCCGTCGGCACCACCGCCTCCTCCACAGTACGATATTCGCGTTTTCGACGTCGACCGTTTCGACGCTTCGTCCTTTTGTCGACGTTAATTGGAAGCTCCCCTCGGAAAACGACGCCGTTTTGGGGAGTCTGCATTTTCAGTTTCACACGGATTTCTCCCACGCGCGGTTAGCTGTTGTTGGAAGGAAGGTGTATATCATCACCCGGTCTAGCGCGTTGGTTTTTGACCCGTGGACCGGGTTGGTGAAGACCCGGTCTGGCCCGTTGTTTCCGAGGAAACGGTTCGCTGCTGCGGCAGTTTGTGGGAGAATCTACGTGGCAGGAGGTTCGTTGAGAGCATCTGACGTGGAAGAGTACGACCCCCACGCGGATGAGTGGCGCGTGGTTGCACAAGCGCCGAGGAGGAGGTACGGCTGTGTCGGTGTTGGGGTAGATGGCGTGTTCTACATCATCGGAGGGCTGATGATTGGTGGCGCGTCGGATACACGCGCGGCGGAGGCGCGTGTTTGTGCTAGCTCGATGGACTTGTACGATGTTTCGGCACGTGGGTGGTTGAGGAGCCGGGCGGTTCCGGGAGGCGGGTGTGTCGTGGCGGCTTGCGGGGCGGAGGGTTGTGTTTACGTGCTGGCGAGCCACGCGGTGGAGTTGTCGTTTTGGCGGTTCAACGGGCGGAGGAAGGGCGGCGAGGGGGGCGGTGGTGCGTTCGGAGAGTGGTGTAGGATGAGGAGTCCGCCGCTACCGGCGCAAGTTAGGCTCGACGGGACCGTGAAGTTCAGCTGCGTCGGGGTGGAGGATAAGGTGGTGTTGATCCAAGTGATGGGGTGTATAGATGATTTGTTGAGGAGGAGTGGGAGGAATGTGAGAGGATACAAAGAAGggattgtattgatttttgattgTGTGAGTGAAGAGTGGAATAGAGGGCCTGATTTGCCTGAATTGGTTCAAAGGGCAGCTTGTGTTTGTGTTGATTGTTAA
- the LOC110783354 gene encoding uncharacterized protein: MDFQVVVLAGGTSKNLVPLVSKEVPKALLPVGNRPLVSYVLDLLEQSNLKDIIVVVGGADAAVKVGAWISSAYVDRLRVEVVAAPEDKGTAAALRAISHHLTASDVLVVSGDLVCDVPPGAVAAAHRRHDAVVTAMLCSTPVSGNTESVSSSGKEKKPARCNIIGLDVTKQFLLHIAAGTEVNKDMRYQKSIQQAAGQMEIRTDLMDAHLYAFKRSVLQEVLVKDLDQKEKFRSLKQDVLPYLVRTQLRSDVLTNVTLQTEENGNGILSSDKNQVMLSQLLANASTPSFHELFALGRNGVASTMRKTHKCCVYIAGNDKYCARLNSIQAYSDINRDVIGDASHLSGYSFSPQHNIIHPFAEIGSKTKVGPHCIIGEGSQMGDKCSVKRSVIGRHCRIGSDVKIVNSVVMDHITISDGCSIQSSVICSNVQLQERAVLKDCQVGAGYVVTAGSENKGESLAKKEKTVST; this comes from the exons ATGGATTTCCAGGTGGTTGTACTTGCAGGTGGCACTTCCAAAAACCTCGTCCCTCTTGTCTCCAAG GAGGTTCCTAAAGCATTGCTCCCAGTTGGGAATCGGCCATTAGTGTCGTATGTATTGGACCTTTTGGAACAAAGCAATCTCAAGGATATTATTGTG GTGGTTGGAGGTGCAGATGCTGCTGTTAAAGTTGGTGCATGGATTTCGAGTGCTTATGTCGATCGTCTTCGTGTTGAG GTTGTTGCTGCTCCGGAGGATAAGGGAACTGCTGCAGCACTTCGTGCAATTTCCCATCACTTGACTGCTAGCGACGTTTTG GTGGTGAGTGGTGACCTTGTTTGTGATGTTCCCCCGGGGGCTGTGGCAGCTGCTCATAGACGACATGATGCAGTTGTGACTGCAATGCTTTGTTCCACCCCTGTTAGTGGAAATACAGAATCTGTATCGTCTAGTGGAAAGGAGAAGAAACCAGCACGTTGTAATATCATAGGATTGGATGTCACAAAACAGTTTTTACTGCACATAGCTGCAG GCACCGAGGTTAATAAAGATATGCGATATCAGAAGAGCATACAACAGGCAGCTGGGCAG ATGGAGATCCGAACTGATCTTATGGATGCCCATCTATATGCTTTCAAGAG ATCTGTTCTTCAAGAAGTTCTTGTCAAGGATCTTGACCAGAAAGAGAAATTTAGAAGCTTAAAGCAGGATGTGCTGCCCTATCTTGTCCGTACACAGCTG AGATCAGATGTCCTGACAAATGTGACTCTGCAAACAGAAGAAAACGGGAATGGAATACTCTCATCAGATAAAAACCAAGTTATGCTCTCCCAACTATTGGCTAATGCTTCTACCCCGAGTTTCCATGAACTATTTGCGTTGGGACGTAATGGAGTTGCTAGCACTATGAGAAAAACGCACAAATGCTGTGTTTACATTGCTGGCAATGACAAGTACTGTGCACGCTTGAATTCCATTCAAGCTTACAGTGACATCAATCGCGAT GTCATTGGAGATGCTAGCCATTTATCAGGGTATTCATTTTCTCCTCAGCACAACATCATTCATCCTTTTGCCGAGATTGGATCAAAGACTAAA GTGGGACCGCATTGTATAATTGGTGAAGGTTCACAAATGGGTGATAAATGTAGTGTAAAACGATCTGTCATTGGTCGTCATTGTCGGATAGGTTCAGACGTTAAG ATCGTGAATTCAGTGGTTATGGATCATATTACCATCAGTGATGGCTGTTCGATTCAAAGTTCTGTTATCTGCAGTAATGTACAACTTCAAGAACGCGCTGTTTTGAAAGACTGCCAA GTTGGAGCAGGTTATGTGGTCACTGCAGGCAGCGAAAACAAAGGGGAGTCTTTGGCAAAGAAAGAGAAAACCGTCTCTACATGA